In Streptomyces sp. NBC_00091, the following proteins share a genomic window:
- a CDS encoding chaplin, whose protein sequence is MRQVLSRQVLGKGVLTAAAASSLLSIATGAACAHPGAMAEASHSPGVVSGNSVSVPITFAPNLCGNSVDGGAALNPTMGNTCVNSTGSSDAGHDYHRYLSPEHAEAFERYLDEQQGGRHALPRQRQEEERGYEEPRAHTPRHAAPRQETPRHAAPAPRHEDGRDEGGYGGSGEGEEECDDHPPQPAPHAERPAPHPAPPAPRPHPKPEPRPKPEPVAEHPAPLPAPAPAPVPVPAPAPAPPPQTPEAEAPAPQPAPQPEEQPHTLPAPVPLPAPAPQPEVQPAPAPAPEALPPAAEAPAPRPPHGSQPQQPAPAPAPVPEVVRPADQPPAAPAGDLPVHLPAAPAPAPAPAPEAAPPAPAPALATAPQLAATGAGQTSAAAALASALILGGAILYRRSRIA, encoded by the coding sequence ATGCGACAGGTACTGAGCCGACAGGTACTGGGCAAGGGAGTGCTCACGGCCGCGGCCGCCTCGAGCCTGCTGTCGATCGCGACCGGCGCGGCCTGCGCGCATCCCGGAGCGATGGCAGAGGCCTCGCATTCGCCGGGCGTGGTGTCCGGCAACAGCGTCTCGGTACCGATCACCTTCGCACCGAACCTGTGCGGCAACAGCGTGGACGGGGGCGCGGCGCTCAACCCCACGATGGGGAACACCTGCGTCAACTCCACCGGATCGTCCGACGCCGGCCACGACTACCACCGCTACCTGAGCCCCGAGCACGCCGAGGCCTTCGAGCGCTACCTCGACGAGCAGCAGGGCGGCCGGCACGCACTGCCCCGCCAGCGCCAGGAGGAGGAACGGGGCTACGAGGAGCCCCGCGCCCACACCCCCCGGCACGCGGCGCCCCGCCAGGAGACGCCGCGCCACGCGGCACCGGCGCCCCGGCACGAGGACGGCCGCGACGAGGGCGGCTACGGCGGCTCCGGCGAGGGCGAGGAGGAGTGCGACGACCACCCCCCGCAGCCCGCGCCCCACGCCGAGCGCCCGGCGCCCCACCCGGCACCGCCCGCCCCCAGGCCGCACCCGAAGCCGGAGCCCAGGCCGAAGCCGGAGCCCGTCGCGGAGCACCCGGCGCCGCTCCCCGCCCCGGCCCCCGCGCCCGTTCCCGTACCGGCACCGGCGCCCGCTCCCCCGCCGCAGACGCCGGAGGCCGAGGCCCCCGCGCCGCAGCCGGCCCCGCAGCCCGAGGAGCAGCCGCACACGCTCCCGGCGCCCGTCCCGCTCCCGGCCCCGGCCCCGCAGCCCGAGGTGCAGCCCGCCCCGGCCCCGGCTCCCGAGGCCCTGCCGCCCGCCGCGGAGGCTCCGGCACCCCGGCCGCCGCACGGCAGCCAGCCGCAGCAGCCCGCTCCGGCGCCCGCCCCCGTACCGGAGGTCGTCCGCCCGGCCGACCAGCCCCCGGCGGCCCCGGCCGGTGACCTCCCGGTGCACCTGCCCGCGGCTCCCGCGCCCGCCCCGGCCCCGGCTCCCGAAGCCGCGCCGCCCGCGCCCGCGCCCGCCCTCGCCACGGCGCCGCAGCTGGCGGCGACCGGAGCGGGCCAGACCTCGGCCGCGGCGGCGCTCGCCTCGGCCCTGATCCTCGGCGGAGCGATTCTGTACCGGCGGTCCCGGATCGCCTGA
- a CDS encoding chaplin, translated as MKYKKAVVLAAGALMAAGVASPAMADATAGGVAKDSPGVLSGNLVQVPVHVPVNVCGNTVDIIALLNPAFGNTCVNA; from the coding sequence ATGAAGTACAAGAAGGCAGTGGTGCTGGCCGCCGGCGCGCTGATGGCCGCCGGTGTCGCCTCCCCCGCCATGGCCGACGCGACGGCCGGCGGTGTCGCCAAGGACTCCCCCGGCGTCCTGTCCGGCAACCTCGTCCAGGTTCCCGTGCACGTCCCGGTCAACGTCTGCGGCAACACCGTCGACATCATCGCGCTGCTGAACCCGGCCTTCGGCAACACCTGCGTCAACGCCTGA
- a CDS encoding rodlin, translating to MIKKFVAGAAVAASTVGLGAAMAPQAMAIGNDNGINTVNGNNSAQIYGNQATYGNMSPQMALIQGSFNKPCIALPAKVNAQSLLSAVNIGVQDIPVLSSPQNQQCTENSTQAKGDEALSHILDNIPILSGNVSAGS from the coding sequence ATGATCAAGAAGTTCGTGGCCGGCGCAGCGGTTGCCGCCTCCACCGTGGGCCTCGGTGCCGCCATGGCCCCGCAGGCGATGGCCATCGGGAACGACAACGGCATCAACACCGTCAACGGCAACAACTCCGCGCAGATCTACGGCAACCAGGCCACCTACGGCAACATGAGCCCGCAGATGGCGCTGATCCAGGGCTCCTTCAACAAGCCCTGCATCGCCCTGCCGGCCAAGGTCAACGCCCAGTCGCTCCTGTCCGCCGTCAACATCGGCGTCCAGGACATCCCGGTGCTGTCGAGCCCGCAGAACCAGCAGTGCACCGAGAACTCCACCCAGGCCAAGGGCGACGAAGCCCTCTCGCACATCCTGGACAACATCCCGATCCTCTCCGGCAACGTCTCCGCCGGCAGCTGA
- a CDS encoding DUF3344 domain-containing protein, translated as MISSPISDKVHSCFVPLIENGDRLMGSSRRILGTLGLLSCLTLSAHVPEAGAAAPAGVRELPRVPFTQRYQAVQHGGLVRASNSAISCRREESDQAEPCAEVKKGAAGVNGDFEMFYDEVDKDPDTYNSTRAELKVPQGAKVSYARLYWGGNLRVGEQKPPQDNGRVLVSEPGGAYKAVLADTVIGHHTDDGSDAYQASADVTPLVRKGGAGMWTVAQLNVAMGHSEVGAWGGWTLVVAYEHPQEPLRRISLWDGFESLAAGAGEAAGETVEVTGLDVAPGATGRAGVVAYDGDRGTLGDSLTVTADSGRRVNVSDAENPFNDVMNSTITEFGRPSFVRQPEHMNNLGYDADVFDLSPALSGGARSLSFRFAGESQGQFLGVLFVQTDARR; from the coding sequence GTGATTTCCAGCCCGATTTCTGACAAAGTTCACTCCTGTTTTGTCCCCTTGATCGAAAATGGAGACAGGCTCATGGGTTCCTCCCGCAGAATCCTCGGCACACTCGGCCTGCTGTCCTGCCTCACGCTTTCCGCACACGTCCCCGAGGCGGGCGCCGCGGCGCCCGCCGGAGTGCGTGAATTGCCCAGGGTGCCCTTCACCCAGCGCTACCAGGCCGTCCAGCACGGCGGGCTGGTCCGGGCCTCCAACTCCGCCATCAGCTGCCGCCGGGAGGAGTCCGACCAGGCCGAGCCGTGCGCCGAGGTCAAGAAGGGCGCCGCGGGGGTCAACGGCGACTTCGAGATGTTCTACGACGAGGTCGACAAGGATCCGGACACCTACAACTCCACCCGGGCCGAGCTGAAGGTCCCGCAGGGCGCGAAGGTCTCGTACGCCCGTCTCTACTGGGGCGGGAACCTGCGGGTGGGGGAGCAGAAGCCGCCGCAGGACAACGGCCGGGTGCTGGTCTCCGAGCCCGGGGGCGCGTACAAGGCGGTGCTGGCCGACACCGTGATCGGGCACCACACCGACGACGGCAGCGACGCCTACCAGGCCTCGGCCGATGTCACCCCGCTGGTGCGCAAGGGCGGCGCGGGGATGTGGACCGTGGCTCAGCTCAACGTCGCCATGGGGCATTCGGAGGTGGGCGCCTGGGGCGGGTGGACGCTGGTGGTCGCCTACGAGCACCCGCAGGAGCCGCTGCGCCGGATCTCGCTGTGGGACGGCTTCGAGTCGCTGGCCGCCGGCGCCGGCGAGGCCGCCGGGGAGACGGTCGAGGTCACCGGCCTGGACGTGGCGCCCGGCGCCACGGGGCGGGCCGGAGTGGTCGCGTACGACGGGGACCGGGGGACCCTCGGTGACTCACTCACCGTGACCGCCGACAGTGGCCGCCGGGTCAACGTCAGCGATGCAGAAAATCCTTTTAATGATGTTATGAATTCCACGATCACGGAATTCGGACGTCCCTCGTTCGTGCGACAGCCCGAACATATGAATAATCTCGGATATGACGCGGACGTGTTCGACCTGAGTCCCGCCCTGTCCGGTGGCGCCCGCAGCCTGAGCTTCAGGTTCGCGGGTGAAAGTCAGGGTCAATTCCTCGGTGTGCTCTTCGTTCAGACAGACGCGCGCCGCTGA
- a CDS encoding glycosyltransferase — protein sequence MPKHPSPDPSPAGYPFTVLHLVQPVDGGVARVVTDLVRAQAAAGLRVIVGCPRGGALSDAARAAGAEVRTWRAGRSPGPGLPAEVLGAARLIRRARPDLLHAHSAKAGLAGRLAVRGSVPTVFQPHAWSFDAVGGATAALALRWERAGARWADRVLCVSEAERRAGESEGITARWSVIRNGVDLEHFRPARGGGDQGRAEARAALPLPAALRDGGPLAVCVGRLCPQKGQDILLRAWPEVLGTLPDARLALVGDGPDAERLRRTAPPGVHFAGAATDIRPWLRAADLVVLPSRWEGMALAPLEAMACGRPVLVSDVSGARESLPSGQGRLCLVPPEDPTALAKALGRLLAEPRLLTELGEQAQQHARTEFDVRRTTDAVTGLYHELLGRPRPLNQERISR from the coding sequence GTGCCGAAACACCCCTCGCCGGATCCGTCCCCGGCCGGCTACCCCTTCACCGTCCTCCACCTCGTCCAGCCCGTTGACGGGGGTGTCGCCCGCGTCGTCACCGACCTCGTACGGGCGCAGGCCGCCGCCGGGCTGCGGGTCATCGTCGGCTGCCCGCGCGGCGGCGCCCTCTCCGACGCCGCCCGGGCCGCCGGGGCCGAGGTGCGCACCTGGCGCGCCGGGCGGTCCCCCGGTCCCGGGCTGCCCGCCGAAGTCCTCGGCGCCGCCCGGCTGATCCGCCGCGCCCGCCCCGACCTGCTGCACGCCCACAGCGCCAAGGCGGGACTGGCCGGCCGGCTCGCCGTACGGGGCTCCGTGCCGACGGTGTTCCAGCCCCACGCCTGGTCCTTCGACGCCGTCGGCGGGGCCACCGCCGCGCTCGCGCTGCGCTGGGAGCGGGCCGGCGCCCGCTGGGCCGACCGGGTGCTCTGCGTCAGCGAGGCCGAACGCCGGGCCGGCGAATCCGAAGGGATCACCGCCCGCTGGTCGGTGATCCGCAACGGGGTCGACCTCGAACACTTCCGCCCCGCCCGGGGCGGCGGCGACCAGGGCCGCGCCGAGGCCCGGGCCGCACTCCCGCTGCCCGCCGCCCTGCGGGACGGGGGGCCGCTCGCCGTCTGCGTCGGCCGGCTCTGCCCGCAGAAGGGCCAGGACATCCTGCTGCGCGCCTGGCCCGAGGTGCTGGGCACCCTCCCCGACGCCCGCCTCGCCCTGGTCGGCGACGGCCCCGACGCCGAGCGGCTGCGTCGCACCGCACCGCCCGGGGTGCACTTCGCGGGCGCCGCCACCGACATCCGACCGTGGCTTCGGGCCGCCGATCTCGTTGTACTGCCGTCGCGGTGGGAAGGCATGGCGCTCGCCCCGCTCGAAGCCATGGCCTGTGGCCGCCCGGTCCTGGTCTCCGACGTCAGCGGTGCCCGGGAGAGCCTGCCGTCCGGCCAGGGACGGCTCTGCCTGGTGCCACCGGAGGACCCGACGGCGCTGGCCAAGGCCCTGGGACGGCTGCTCGCCGAACCGCGGCTGCTCACCGAACTCGGGGAGCAGGCCCAGCAGCACGCCCGGACGGAGTTCGACGTGCGGCGGACCACGGACGCGGTCACCGGCCTGTACCACGAACTGCTGGGCAGGCCCCGGCCCTTGAACCAGGAGCGCATCAGCCGATGA